The region GGAAATTGTTTGTGGAATAGCATCTGAAGAAAACGACGATTTTATTACTATTTGTGGCGCCGATGGAAACAATAACAATAAATACGTGTTGTTAATGGATCCACTTGATGGCTCTTCTAATATTGATGTAAATGTTTCTGTTGGTACCATTTTTTCAGTATATCGCCGTGTTTCAGAAGTTGGTTCGCCAGTTACACAAGAAGATTTTCTTCAAAAAGGAATACATCAAGTAGCTGCTGGTTACGTAATTTACGGTTCTTCTACCATGTTAGTATACACAACCGGAAATGGTGTAAATGGTTTTACGTTAGATCCTGCTTTAGGAACATTCTTTTTATCGCATCCAACTATGCAAATTAGTGAAGACGGAGCGATTTATTCGGTGAACGAAGGTAATTTTAATCAGTTTGAACAAGGTGTGAAAGATTATATTGCTTATTGTAAAAACGATACCGATAAAAAACCGTATAGCGCGCGTTATATTGGTAGTTTAGTTGCCGATGTGCACCGCAATATTTTAAAAGGTGGTATTTATATGTATCCAGGTACTGTGTCTAAACCAAATGGTAAATTGCGTTTGTTGTATGAATGCAACCCATTTGCAATGATTATTGAACAAGCTGGTGGTAAAGCTACCGACGGAAATCAACGTATTTTAGAAATTGAACCTACCGAATTGCATCAACGTGTGCCTATTTTTTGTGGAAGCAAAAGTATGGTTGATAAATTAGAAAGTTATTTAAGATAAAAAAAAGCGAGTGTTAACTCGCTTTTTTGTTTTGTTCTTTAATATAAACGTCCATTTCGCGTTTAAAATCCTCTAAATTATATTCCATTACCAGTAAACTTAACGCTTTATCTGTAATGGCAGGAATATTTCCTGCAAAACCTAAAGCCGACGTAAACTTGCGTAAAGTTGCCTTTTGTTCAGGACCTAAAATATAGTTTATAAAAACCATACGTGCTAAATCGTACAAACGTTCAATACGTTGTTCTTGTAAGTATGGTGGGTTTACAGGGTACCCATTTGGGTTTTTTAAAATAGCTTTGTAATCTTCTTCGCTTATATCTAGTTTGTTAGCGAGCGCGTCAATAAAATCACGTTCGGTTTGTGTGTATGCGCCATCGTTAAATGCTACGCGTACAATTGAAGCAAAATGCCCTTTATTTCGCTCTTTAAATCCACTGTCATATATATCTTGGTACAACATAATTTTTAATTTTAAATTATGTATTAAATTTAACAATAAAATAATAATATCCAATTTTTTTCTTCACTTTTACAATAATTTTAATATAAGTTAATCTTCAAAAAAAATATTTTATTATACCAAATTTATCTTCAATTTTTAGTTTTTAGAATTGTTTTTTTTATGTAATTTTGCACAACCAAATTTGTTTAAAAAACCAATATTTATTTCCTTTTTTTCAGTACTATGGAAAACCAATCAAAGCTGAATAAGTACGATAAAGCCTACTTAAAAATTGCAAAAGAGTGGGGGCAGTTGTCTTATTGCAAGCGTAAAAAAGTGGGTGCCATTATCGTAAAAGATAAAATGATTATATCTGACGGGTATAACGGAACACCATCGGGTTTTGAAAACTGCTGCGAAAACGATGAAGGAATTACCAAATGGTACGTGTTGCATGCCGAAGCTAACGCTATTTTAAAAGTTGCAAAATCTACGCAATCATGTAATAATGCTACCCTTTACATAACTATGAGTCCTTGTAAAGATTGTAGTAAATTAATACATCAAGCCGGTATTGTTCGTGTTGTTTACCAAAATAGCTATAAAGATTTATCGGGTGTTGATTTTTTAAAAAGAGCTGGAGTTGAAGTGATACAGATTGATGATTTAAGCTCTTTATTATATGAGTAAGAAAAATTATTTATGGCCCTTACTTACGATGGGGTCGTTAGCAGCAGGTATTATACTTGGTGGATTTTT is a window of Myroides sp. JBRI-B21084 DNA encoding:
- a CDS encoding TerB family tellurite resistance protein codes for the protein MDIIILLLNLIHNLKLKIMLYQDIYDSGFKERNKGHFASIVRVAFNDGAYTQTERDFIDALANKLDISEEDYKAILKNPNGYPVNPPYLQEQRIERLYDLARMVFINYILGPEQKATLRKFTSALGFAGNIPAITDKALSLLVMEYNLEDFKREMDVYIKEQNKKAS
- a CDS encoding deoxycytidylate deaminase, producing the protein MENQSKLNKYDKAYLKIAKEWGQLSYCKRKKVGAIIVKDKMIISDGYNGTPSGFENCCENDEGITKWYVLHAEANAILKVAKSTQSCNNATLYITMSPCKDCSKLIHQAGIVRVVYQNSYKDLSGVDFLKRAGVEVIQIDDLSSLLYE
- the fbp gene encoding class 1 fructose-bisphosphatase translates to MEERYITLGEFIIKKQADFAYSSGELSRLMNSIRLASKIVAQKVNQAGLVDITGAFGSENIQGEQQQKLDVFANDVFIQTLTNREIVCGIASEENDDFITICGADGNNNNKYVLLMDPLDGSSNIDVNVSVGTIFSVYRRVSEVGSPVTQEDFLQKGIHQVAAGYVIYGSSTMLVYTTGNGVNGFTLDPALGTFFLSHPTMQISEDGAIYSVNEGNFNQFEQGVKDYIAYCKNDTDKKPYSARYIGSLVADVHRNILKGGIYMYPGTVSKPNGKLRLLYECNPFAMIIEQAGGKATDGNQRILEIEPTELHQRVPIFCGSKSMVDKLESYLR